ctattacaaggctatttataagaaaagaaaattttgccacataagccctaaaacagtaaacttagtgaacaagtctaaggtacaaacagtacagtactacaaaatactaaagtaccattactactaaacagctaagctaatgggacccagacagcatcttctggtcaatactatcttctgagtaaccatcagaagatcagtccatcttctgaatattgaattactcttcaatagttTTCGAAGAAACATTTTCGAAAttgtgatttcggagatgcatctccgaaaactcatgCGTTTTGcagtttaaacaaaacagcctcccCTTTTTTCATTTTACCCTAAAACACCAAAACTTCCAAACAACAACCATTTGCTCCTACACAAATCAAAGACTACTTCAAAACAACAATCACTTGCTCTCTAGCAATCAAAGGCTACTTCAAAGGCACCATCAACAAAGCTTTGCTCTCTAACAATCAAAGGCTACTTCAAAGGCACCATCAACAAAGCTTCAAATCTGTAAGTTTAACAACCTTCAACTCTAGGATTGAAATTTATATTAGGGGTGTTAGAAATTAGCATAATGTAGTAGGTTTAAGTTATTATATGTCACTTATTGTGTTTAGAtaagaaaaaattgattttgaagcaTTTAGGACAAGATGTGGATTTTCTGTAAAAATGGAGTTCGCAGGttgtttcggaagtgcacttccgaaaacacctctctAACCAGTTTCGAAAATTCACTTCCGAAATGAACTcagaattgttttttttatattttcttgattgtttttttatattttcttgattgtttcgccttcttaccggtttcaattttttcaagaaaatgtcAGGAAACCCCGCATGACTTAGaaagggtagggagacccagactgcatcGTCTCGACGTGAGCGGGTCTCACAGTTAgcatcgacacagggacgggtCGAGTACCGTCCAAACGGATGAGGCGCCTGCTGGCTCCTCATCTGGATCTAGAAGTCGGCTGGCTCAGGCGTCTTCCTCTCATGAGGTGGTACGTGAGGAGGAGGAGATCGAGGAGGAGGTGAGACATCATGAGGATGATATACCTGATGCGGACCCTCCGAGCAGGGAGGATGATGTGGAGGAGGGCTACCCGAGAGGGCCTATACaaacacttccgtgctgatttacTATCACGaccacgtcgctcgacgtgtttGGGAGGGAGATgtagtttttttaattacactttataatttaaccgttttctATTTAGATTTTTATTCCACTTTCTCCTAACGGTCTAACtaagtttcttttttgtttttgtttttgttgtgataGGAACGGCCGACCATAAAATCCGTGAACCATGCGCGgaagatattttctctgtttAAACCACAGCTTCAGTGGTTAGTGGTTTAATGACGTGGTAGCTGGGAGCGGGCTTGGCGGGTTATGCATGATCGAATATAGTACCATCAGCCACTGCATACAGGGCGCTTTTGTCGAGCGCTGACAcgaggagacgtcttctttccaccttTCTGTTGGGGAGTTGACAATCACCTTACACGACGTGGCCTGTCTGCTCAACTTGCCGATTAGAGGGAGGCTTCTCGACCATTCTCGGATACAGAGGGTTGAGgtcattgagtgggtggtgaacTATCTAGGCATGGACCCAAACATGACGGATTACGAGTGCAGAGCGACGAGTGGGACGCATATTAGGTTCTCCAGCTTGATACGGCTGtatgagaaccacttggtggcggcagTGAAGTCGGAGCAGGAGGGTGACGAGCTTTTTACTGAGTATCACCGTGCTTGCGCTCTGCGTTGCTAGTTCATGTTTTTGGTAGGCGCTGCTctctttgtggacaaaagtgaaCCTACGTCGACATGACGTATCTCCGGTACTTTATCGATCTGACTACAGTGGACCAGTGGAACTGGAGGgcagctattctggtatacctataccagaagctgaatgaagcctccaactggaAGACCAGACAGTTGACTAGATCATGCACATTCCTGACAAtacgtttctttttaattatttcacatttaattGTGGTTCATATTTTTTCAACATATTATATTCTCATATCGTATTATTTCAATATTATTTCACATTTACTATTCAATATTATCGTATTATTATTtcacatttaatatttttttcaatattatttcACATATTATATTATTGTATCGTATTTGTGTTTTAGGGCTGGATCATCTCATACTTCCACCGCATCCACGACTTTGCCATTGATCCTATGTACGATTACGCCATGCCCAAGGCCGCACGATACATTCTCCAAAGGGGGAATAACGCAGTGGGCCCATATCACGTGTACCTGGACCGCACTGTGCACGACGACATCCGTTGGACGCCCTTCACTAATTACCGTCATGTTGTCCCATTTGAACACATCGCTTTATactctggatggttggcatgtgggACCAAGACCATGGTCAGGTATCTGCCGGAGCGGTGCATGAGGCAGTTTGGACGTGTGCAGATGATACTCGTACTACTATTTTCGTATTTAAAATATtgctatttatattttatattgaatattgctatttatattttataatattgctataaatattataatattgctatttatattttatatttcagtagcaattgcctatttatattttattattgacTTTTTTGTATTCGGGTTGTAGTATATTGACACTTAACACTTACCCGTACAACTATTTTCGTATTTATAATATtgctattttattcatatttacgTGTTATATTTTATCCGTATTTATTCTATTCTATTTTGACGATTAATGTAAAATATGGGATTAATCACTGAtttgaataaaaagaaaaactcagagcatatttcagagatgcatcttcgaaataatGGAAAATGTGAAAATGGGTGTTttgggagatgcatctctgaattctGAGAAAATAGGGAAAAaaatgacttcggagatgcatctccgaaatcagaGGTATTATGGAGTTTCTAGCAGGGGTTCTCTCCTCagggggtggataaagaaattgtcaaCAATAATAGGTGTGAATATGCTTGAAAACAATAATAGGTATCGGGCCTTCTTTGGAATAATATGTGGGTTTTCTTGAAAATTTTACCTCATACCCCTGCCATTATTCCTCTACCccctacattttttaaaatatttcaatattaaataataaaattatttgataaGTTAAAAGGGTAGAATTGGAATATTTTGAAAATGTAGGGGTAGAGGGATAATAGTAGGGGTATGAGGGAAAATTTTCGGTTGTCTTTTGTTGGACTTTTGACCGACGGCAGAATAGTAGCTTTCAAGGTTTGGTGTGAGGTATCGGACGGGAAGTTTTTCCGAATGAGTCCTTATAATGTCTTTCAGAATGAGTCCTTATAATGTCAAGTTGATTGTTGATCGTGGACGAGAATTGATGGATCCGACTGTAACACCTcgaattcaattaatttattttatttaatttaattatatttttatttaattattaaatgatttatatgttttatttaaattattcggTGAACATATATGTGTTTTGGTGAGTGTTGGTGGGAGTTAGGAAGAATgataaaaattaattaggttttttattaattttaaatcgagcagttattaaaaataagaaaacaaaaataaaaagtgagaatttattgaaaaaatagaGTTTGTaaaattattagaaaaataaagaaattggtGAAAATTAGATTTATTATAGAAAGAAAATAGGAGTTAGAGTTGGAAAGGGTAATTTGGTGATTATAGAGATAAATATTTGAGATTGAGCCTAACAACCTTGGAAATTATGTTTCTTTATTCAACATAGCCTAAGGTTCAAGATGTTgccttgcttttttttttttcttgtatctctttcATAACGACTTGCATCTCTATTATAGTTTCATTGTCGCCGCCACTACTACTGGTGGCGGTGCCTCATCTCACCATAGTAAAAGGGTGATTAATACTACTAGATGTTAAGTGAGAGTTTGGTCTAAGTCAATTTTACTAAAACTTTGTGGTGGGTGTCATGCTTTTATTGCTAAAGAGTGAATGACCTCTTTAGCCATATGGCCAAAATATTTATAGACTCTTATCCTATGTTAAATTACATCATTTGTCTTCTCACTTGTTTTAAGCATGGGGATAAGGAGATCGGTACCCCTCTTAGTAGGAGAAACAATTATCTTTATGGAACAATAATGATGTCTTTATTTTACCTCATACGTGGTATAACACGTTACCCATGATTTAGGTGGTTGAGTAAATTGATTTGGGTCGGGTGATTCGTGCCTAGAAGTGCTCGTTCGGTTCGAATAGAATCACATTCTCACCACGTGGAGTCGCCATCATTTCAACCAAAATTATCTCAGTTTAAagctaatatttttttatcttaatattaatttaaattaacaatttaatttaattttttccacaaattctaaatataaaagatataGTTTTTATTAGTTTAAAAAAAGTCTTTACCTAAGGTTTTAAAATGTTTTATGTGGGAGTTTTTTTAGTACAAGAAAGTAAtttcatatttattatttaaatttttttgctAAGTAAGCTAATAAAtgaaattttatcttttaaaaataaattagtaaaatattgcatatataaatttctatttaaaattgTCGCATGCTCGAACTCATAATCAGGTTTAAAAAAGGGGATTATTACCATCTCATTCAATACCTTTTACAATCATCAATTTAATAGTCTTAACCaaatttcattatttaatttttaatagctACAAAAAATGAGAAATTGAAATTAAACAAGAAAACGCAAGGGGTTAGTACACCGATGATCCGACCAAAAAAGAATTTCTctttttcatatagaaaacatTGAACCACTCCTAAAAAATAAGCTTAATGAAACTTAACACATCCAAGTTTTTAAGGACATTTCCTTTAAAAAAGATGGTATTCCTACAACTACAAGATCAAATCGGCCAACAAAAAACAAGACCAAAGAAcccaaaagaaataaaaataattaaagaccTTGGATTCTATCCAACAAGGAGGTCTAAAGGGGTGCACCGCTCACACCAATCCACAAGTAAAACTTGGACCAAAAGAAACTATTAAGAATGTGACGCTACTAAAACAATGGACTTTACTATGAACTTTAGATTTTCAAAAGCAAGCTAAAGTATCTGGATTAACAAAAGATTAATCTTGTTCCGTTGTTAAGAACTTGGAAACAGATTCGGTTTGGGTGCACATTTAACGGTTCAACCTGACAATCACCCGAAGACAGAATCCTCTTACAAAATGTCTACTTCATGTTTTTGCATTTCTCCCTCTCCTCCTCTTCTCTTCATTCCACTGAAGCAATGCTAGCTCCCTCTTTCCCCAACAACATCCCTTCTCACCTTGGTCTCAGGCTTCTCAGGGCAGCCTTAAATGTCCGAGATTTCAAGCGTGCCCACCAACTATTCGACAATATTCTTCAACCAGACCCCACAACTTGTTCAACTCTGATTTCAGCTTTAACCACTCACGGACTTCCAAATGAGGCCATAAAGATCTACGCTTCATTTCGGGCACGTGGGATTAATCCCCACAAGCAAGTCTTCTTGGCTGTTGCCAAAGCTTGTGCCGTTTCTGGTGATGTCTTGAGAGTCAAGGAAGTTCATGATGATGCGGCTCGGTGTGGGGTGATGTCTGATGTTTTCATTGCCAATGCATTGATTCATGCATATGGTAAGTGTAAATGCGTTGATGGTGCAAGACGTGTTTTTGATGATTTGGTTGTTAGAGATGTGGTTACTTGGACCTCATTGTCTTCCTGCTATGTTAATTGTGGATTTCCGCGGAAGGGTTTGAATGTTTTACGTGAAATGGGATGGAATGGGGTGAAACCAAATCCGGTGACTCTGTCTAGTATTTTGCCTGCTTGCTCGGAATTGAAAGATCTGAAATCGGGTAAAGGAATTCATGGATTTGTGGTGAGACATGGGATGATAGAAAATCTGTTTGTTTGCAGCGCACTTGTGAGCTTGTATGCAAAATGTCTAAGTGTAAGAGAAGCCCGAGCAGTATTTGATTTAATGCCTCGTCGAGATGTTGTGTCTTGGAATGGAGTTTTAACAGCATATTTCACAAATAAAGAATATGAGAAGGGTTTCTCCCTGTTTTTGCAGATGAGCAGAGATGGAGTCAAAGCAGATGAAGCTACATGGAATGCTGTTATTGGTGGATGCATGGAGAATGGACGAATAGAGGAGGCAGTGGAGATACTTAGGAAGATGCAAAAAATGGGATTTAAACCTAATGAAATAACAATTAGTAGTATCTTACCAGCTTGCTCTTTTTCAGAAAGCTTGAGAATGGGCAAGGAGATACACTGTTATGTCTTCAGGCATTGGAAAGTTGGAGACTTGACAAGCACAACAGCTCTATTATATATGTATGCTAAATGCGGCGACTTGAATCTTTCAAGGAATGTCTTTAATATGATGCGTAGAAAAGATGTTGTTGCTTGGAACACAATGATCATTGCAAATGCGATGCATGGGAATGGAAAAGAAGTGCTTTTTCTCTTTGATAAGATGCTACTATCAAGGATCAAGCCTAATTCTGTTACTTTTACTGGTGTTCTATCTGGTTGTAGCCATTCAAGGCTAGTAGAGGAAGGAGTTCAAATATTCAATTCAATGGGTAGGGATCATCTTGTAGAACCTGATGCTAATCACTATTCGTGTGTGGTTGATATCTATAGCCGTGCTGGTCGCCTCAACGAGGCATATGAGTTTATTCAGAGAATGCCTATGGAACCAACTGCTAGTGCTTGGGGAGCACTCCTTGGTGCTTGTAGGGTTTATAAGAATGTGGAGTTGGCGAAAATTTCAGCTAAGAAACTATTTGAGATTGAGCCAAACAACCCTGGAAATTATGTTTCTTTATTCAACATTCTTGTTTCTGCCAAATTGTGGAGTGAAGCTTCAAAAATCAGAATATTGATGAAAGAAAGAGGAATTACAAAAACACCAGGATGTAGTTGGCTTCAAGTGGGAAATAGAGTTCACACTTTTGTTGTTGGAGACAAAAATAATATGGAAAGTGATAAAATCTATAACTTTTTGGATGAGTTGGTTGAGAAAATGAAAATGGCTGGATATAAGCCCGACACTGATTATGTTCTGCAAGATATTGATCAAGAGGAAAAAGCTGAAAGTCTTTGTAACCATAGTGAGAAGCTTGCTGTTGCTTTTGGGATACTTAATTTGAATGGACAGTCGACCATACGGGTTTTTAAAAATTTGAGAATATGTGGTGATTGTCACAATGCAATTAAGTATATGTCTAAGGTTGTTGGTATTGTGATTGTTGTCAGAGACTCCTTGAGGTTTCATCACTTCAAAAATGGAAATTGTTCCTGTAAAGACTTATGGTGATTATTTGAATCAGATTATTGGGATTAACTGGTGACAGTGATCCTATCTGAGCCTGTCAAACTCAAATTTCATTAGACTGTTTTACTATGTGTACAATGGTTAAACACAATTCCTGTTGTGCATTCAAACAGGTTTAAATTACTATTACTATTTGTTGACATATGtgcaataaatataataattgataAAGCTGGATTCAGAGAAATGTAGCTCTCAAATGATGGAAAGACAGGTTCCAACAGAACATCAACTGTGATTTTTGGCTGCTATTCCATCTGTAGCTGCtgatttattgacttctctctttaGAAATAGAACATTGCAACTAATATTTACCCTTTCGAGTTCTGACACATGGATTATGGCTGGTCAGATCAGAAAAATTTGCAGGATCGGTTATTTGAAAAAACACCTCTAACTGATCAAGTAAGGATTTATCCACTCTTGATATAATTTAAAGCATCACCTACAATGCTTGAGGTTAGGGTTGCTTCATGGTGTGGCGAGGAGGATTCGACGCTGCTAGTTGTGGTTGGGGGAGGGCTGAAGTTTGCTCTGTTTTCTTCCTCCCCCTTTGTTGATTTCTTATTTTTCTTACTAGCGTTGAAATACGGTTATAACATGGTTACACCCTTGGGCTGTTTGATAAAATGCGCCAAAGTTACCGTTGTATCATTTCTTTTTGCATACTTTCAAGGAATTGAATACTGGATTTGAAGCTTATGTGGAACCACCCATGATCATTTGGAATTAATTCCTTAATGCCATTGTTGGAGTTTGGCTAAAAGAACAGTGTTAAACTCTACCAAAGATGCAATATAAATCTGGAAAAGGGTTTAAGGGAATGATATTGTGTGTCTGTTTTGTCTTCACAAGAGCTACTCGATATTGATGTTCATAttgttgctgcatatacaaattgtTGCACACGGCCTTTGTAGGTGTTTGAagatattttaattcttttgttgctCCGAATCGGGTAGACATTATAATACTACACATTATAATACTACCGTGTACATTATGTAAAAATTTAGCTGCTTACAATTTGGTTCCTACCGGCAATGTTGGTTACATTTATGAAATCAAGATGATTTATTGAACTTAGTTGCTTGCTTGATGATTTTTAGGTCTCTTTTATCAGACATTATACAACCACAATACAAAATTGAAGTGTAGCAATCACATTCCATTTTATGGAAATATTAGAGACATACACACAAAAGGTGCGCCAAAAAGCGTATAAGAATAATGGATGTGGTAGAAAGTTTTCAGAATCAACTTTCCACATAAAGAATGAAGCTACATAACCCTTCCATTAATAATCTAAACTAGTAAAAATGATTTAAGGCTAAGAACAAAAATGACAGAGAGTAAAATCTAACTTGGATTAATCATCAGCTAACAAGCAGGGGATTTTACAATGTCACATGGTTATCAAGGAACACTCATCTCTTCATTCATTGATAATTGCAGAGCATGTTCTGCTTCATTCAAGAATAATCGAGTTAGCTGCTTTTGACCTCGCCTATATACAATAGCAGACCATTTGTTTCTACTCATCATATTTGTTTCCTCCGAGTCATTTCCAATTCTgcttaaagaaaatgaagaaaaatgtaTTAGAAATACAACAATTTATTGTAAGAGTGAAAAGTTCTAGATTCATACTGTTTGCTATCTTCCTGACTATCAATGATAAGGGCTTTCTTGAGCAATGCAGAATCACTTTCCTCTGTTCCAGAATGCTCTTCAAGATCCATTAACCTTAAATGCAGTGAAAACTCAAAATCAATAAGACACCAAGTAGAGTGCAAGTTATAATTAACGATTTGTATTTGATACAATCAACTGTTATGGTTGTATGTAATTCCTAGCACTCACTTGACATGAAGAAGATCAACTAGGACTTGTAAAGCTCCGGAATCACCGCAAACTTCCCATATTGCAGATTGAACATCTGTATCTGATAACTGTCTTTCCCCTTCAGGTCCAACAAGCTTTacgtgaaagaaaaataaaattgtattaaTGTTGAATTATgatgaaaattgaaaataatcAGCGACTAACCCTGGAAGTAaggaaaatatgaagaaaaaatgcTGCATAGAAATTGTACCTCTTCTAGCATTGAGGAAACCTTGAAAAGCTCATCCTCTTGCATGGCTATCGTCCTTAAGGTAGCCATAAATTTCTCAGGAAAAACAAGTTTGTTTACATATGATGGAATCTTGCGCTGACCACTCCAACTATAGTTGCAAACTTTGTTGCACtggttattttctttttctccgCTGTCTTTGGTGCGTAATGGAAAAAATCCATTATCCAGCAGAGTTTGGGGTAAAAGACATCTCATTTCAGCTTTCTGTAAACACAAAccgaaaaaaaaaatagaaagtgaAGTGACAAAAATGGGGACGCTTTAAAGCAATAGATAAGAACAAATTGGTGAAATAACTCGTATTCTACTTTATTGGCATACCTGCACTTCAAGAAGCTGGGCTTTTGACTCTGAAAAAGGAagagtatttattgcttctgctgGATAATGGACCTGAGGGACTCAACAACAATGTCAAGTGAGTAAGCCGTGTCTATATCTCTAAGAACCGTACTAACTTGAATCATAAAGCTCATGATAGAGAATATAATTGTAGCAAAATAATAGATACAGCTCATGTCAAAGTATGAAGGTGTGTCCCGTGTCAGTGTTTTGTGTTTGTGTCAGTTTTTGTGTCTGTGTCAGTGTTTTGTAGAATGAGACTCTCAACAGCAATAGATAAAGGGGCAACAGCCATAATTATGAAGATGGAAGACATAGATTCTGCAAAGTAGAAACAGGATCACTTCGACAGAAACAATTAGGGAAATGAGGTAATATTGTTAAGTAGAAATTTTACGCTTGGTGCACACATGATACAAGTGTAAGTCATTACCATGAGGTAGTCATCTGTGTTACCATCAATGACAAAGCCATAAAGATATAGAAGTTCCTGCATCAAGtggaaaaatatgaaaatcaTGTAACACATGAAATAACCTTCAAATTAACAGTTACGCGTCAACCATAAACAGAAAAGAATCTCCACTGGAGCTCGTGCTTCTAGTAAAATATTATATGCAAGTACAGAGTATAAACATATTTTATAGGAAAATGACTTTTTTTCAATCATGGTACAATATAGAGTACCTCATTTCCCTTGTTGCCATAACTAATGGAAATTTCTCGATCAATTTGCAAGGGACTTTGAGCAGCTTTACAAGAAAATAATGAATTAAAGGGGAATAGtttcaataaatattattttatgaaactacCAAAACATAGAgagagaaacaaaaagaaaactaagttaGAAGTTTAATATTAACTAGTTGAACATCAAAGGCACATACAAGACTGAAAATACACAAAACGGATGTTACCGGAAAGAAGATACATGGAGACAGGAACTCCTGTTGTTAAGCCAACTCCATCAACTTCCCATGTTGCTATTGGCTTCAACTCTGATTGGTCATGTAAAAAATCAGATCCCaatcaatgaaaaaaattaacAAGGAAAGTATTTTAAAAGCACATAGTGAAGTGAAATGTCAGAGCTTCAAGCAACATCTTACCATGGTTGCAAAAGTCAATACCAGGGACAAGACCCTCAACCCAAACGGTGTCTCCATGAACTGTGCTATGTGTCGTTTCCTTGGTTAGATCATCTGATTGTGTAACCTCGCTTCCTGCAATAAAACATTCTTATTTAAATATCACTTTATCtctcaaatttaaataaaaaactaaattgtAACCATTCCGTTGGACACACCACAAGAGAGAACTTTAAAAGGAAACTAGGTAACAGAGAAAGATGGAATAACCCTTTTCATCAGCTTCTGGAGTGCAACTCTGATGAACATCTTGCATCTCAGGAAATACATAAGAGCGAGGCATTGGAATATTCAAAGCACGGCTCCAGAAAACTGAATTTGCCCTAGCATGAATGCGAGTCGGATATAAACTTCCAAAGAATTAGTTGAACTCGTGCTCATATAAAGTTCACTAGAAGTACATACCACAGGAAATCTTCAAAGCACACCTCACTGGAAAAAACAGATACGCATACAAGAGAACCATCGTAAATTTacgtttaaaataaaaaaaagttctgTTTGAAAACAAAATCTAGAGAGCGCATTCCAATTCATCATCCTGAAGAAAATTGAGAAGGTATATAACATCATAAAGTGCATTCACATTTAATTCTTATTGCAATAGTAGTTTTCATATAAAGTGAAGCAGTGAACTAATACTAGTAAgttatattttcaaaactataGTTCTCAATTTCAAAACCAAATTAACATGAATGACATATAATAAGAGTCAATTACGAATAAAATACTTAAAAGCATTAACTAATAAACACACGAACAATTTTACCCAACACATACATCTCAGAATCTCCGTCAAGGTCCAAAAGTTTCTTCGCTAAATCCTTCACTTTCGTTTCATACAAATTCAACAAGCTTTTCTTCTGCAAGATAgaacattaatcaaatcaaatacagctaaacaaacaatgaaaacaCATTAATGCAAGAAAAGAAACGACATCTAGTTCTATCACCAACCCACTAAACAAACTAAATTTGGTTCCATCATATATCAATTACCTGTAACTCAGTTGCACGATATAAATTAGTCCCTTTCAGCTCTCGAAGTTCCTCTTCACTAAACCAAAGTGTATTTCCGAAAGTGGTTGGAAGCATATCAAGGTACCTGATCATATTTCAGCTTCTCGATAACTCAGTAAAACTCCCAATACACAAAGTTCTGAACCGCACAAAGTAAAACAAAATAAACCATACATACGGCTTCCATAGAGAACCCTTACGCAGACGCTCCACAGTCAAAAACAGCATCATTAAGAATCTGTCATCCACATCTCCTTCTTCAAACAATGCTCTACACTCTGGTCCTAGAAAAGGGTCTTGCAACACCCTCATGGGAGTAATTGCTAATTCTAGTGGAACAACCAACAGAATCCCtttattcaaagaaaacaaaatcacTTTCTAAGAAAAATGAGTACTAGTATTTCCATTATCTCCCATtcaaaacaacaataacaatattcTATTCATATTGATGTTAGCACATTATTATTACCATCAGAAACATCTTTATCAGAAAAAATGCCAAACCCTTTTCTGGAATCACAGTACTTGATACTGCAACCTCGTAGCTCCACCCTATTTGCCTGAATTTAagaccaaatcaaaattcaaaactagGGAAAAGAAACCATTTTGAAAATTCATCATAGCAATAGAAGCTTAATATGTTTATTCATTTATGCCCTAAATTACAAATCATGTTAACAAACCTGAAGCCAGTGCAAGAAAGTTTCGAGCTTTGATTCTGGGTTCGCCATAGTTACCGGTTCAACTCTCTTGGTTTGCGCCTACTTTGATAGGAGAAAGGTGAAGGTTTaaaggagtttttttttttttatttaagtaataattataattattttttggttTGGAAAAATTAGATTTAAgtaaatttattttgtaaaataaaattgattagcaTTTAAAGTGGGTTGAAGATTATGCTTACTTATTCCAAGAAAAAAATATAGTTAGATatattaacacaaaaataaattaaataatatatttgagtaAGTAATAATGagatttatttgtttataaataaGTTGTTGATAGTTATAAGAGAAAAGGgatcatgcactgacagtgtaaaatatttttacactgtcaaccaatcaccaccatgcattcaattaaaacattcttttatttaaaaaaaactttaatgacatgacacattcatgactccctattggatgacagtgtaaaatagttttacacgcAGTATCTTTTAACTCTAGTTATAaatcaacaaattaaaaaaaaatgcttCTTGCTCAAAAGATAAACTTTATAATTTCTATGAACAAATAttctataattataataattaaatttattaattaaagacTTCACTTTCAGATTATATTTAGATTGATGGAATGAAATGAGAGAGATTGGAATAGAATAAAATGAAATAGTATAAACTTAAATTTTATtgtttgaattaattaaaaattgatagAATGGGGCATAATCagataaaatacattttattgtttgaattaattaaaaattaataacattGAACG
The Vicia villosa cultivar HV-30 ecotype Madison, WI linkage group LG6, Vvil1.0, whole genome shotgun sequence genome window above contains:
- the LOC131609567 gene encoding uncharacterized protein LOC131609567 isoform X2, with the protein product MYLDMLPTTFGNTLWFSEEELRELKGTNLYRATELQKKSLLNLYETKVKDLAKKLLDLDGDSEIEVCFEDFLWANSVFWSRALNIPMPRSYVFPEMQDVHQSCTPEADEKGSEVTQSDDLTKETTHSTVHGDTVWVEGLVPGIDFCNHELKPIATWEVDGVGLTTGVPVSMYLLSAAQSPLQIDREISISYGNKGNEELLYLYGFVIDGNTDDYLMVHYPAEAINTLPFSESKAQLLEVQKAEMRCLLPQTLLDNGFFPLRTKDSGEKENNQCNKVCNYSWSGQRKIPSYVNKLVFPEKFMATLRTIAMQEDELFKVSSMLEELVGPEGERQLSDTDVQSAIWEVCGDSGALQVLVDLLHVKLMDLEEHSGTEESDSALLKKALIIDSQEDSKQIGNDSEETNMMSRNKWSAIVYRRGQKQLTRLFLNEAEHALQLSMNEEMSVP
- the LOC131609567 gene encoding uncharacterized protein LOC131609567 isoform X1 gives rise to the protein MANPESKLETFLHWLQANRVELRGCSIKYCDSRKGFGIFSDKDVSDGILLVVPLELAITPMRVLQDPFLGPECRALFEEGDVDDRFLMMLFLTVERLRKGSLWKPYLDMLPTTFGNTLWFSEEELRELKGTNLYRATELQKKSLLNLYETKVKDLAKKLLDLDGDSEIEVCFEDFLWANSVFWSRALNIPMPRSYVFPEMQDVHQSCTPEADEKGSEVTQSDDLTKETTHSTVHGDTVWVEGLVPGIDFCNHELKPIATWEVDGVGLTTGVPVSMYLLSAAQSPLQIDREISISYGNKGNEELLYLYGFVIDGNTDDYLMVHYPAEAINTLPFSESKAQLLEVQKAEMRCLLPQTLLDNGFFPLRTKDSGEKENNQCNKVCNYSWSGQRKIPSYVNKLVFPEKFMATLRTIAMQEDELFKVSSMLEELVGPEGERQLSDTDVQSAIWEVCGDSGALQVLVDLLHVKLMDLEEHSGTEESDSALLKKALIIDSQEDSKQIGNDSEETNMMSRNKWSAIVYRRGQKQLTRLFLNEAEHALQLSMNEEMSVP
- the LOC131609565 gene encoding pentatricopeptide repeat-containing protein At1g20230-like, encoding MFLHFSLSSSSLHSTEAMLAPSFPNNIPSHLGLRLLRAALNVRDFKRAHQLFDNILQPDPTTCSTLISALTTHGLPNEAIKIYASFRARGINPHKQVFLAVAKACAVSGDVLRVKEVHDDAARCGVMSDVFIANALIHAYGKCKCVDGARRVFDDLVVRDVVTWTSLSSCYVNCGFPRKGLNVLREMGWNGVKPNPVTLSSILPACSELKDLKSGKGIHGFVVRHGMIENLFVCSALVSLYAKCLSVREARAVFDLMPRRDVVSWNGVLTAYFTNKEYEKGFSLFLQMSRDGVKADEATWNAVIGGCMENGRIEEAVEILRKMQKMGFKPNEITISSILPACSFSESLRMGKEIHCYVFRHWKVGDLTSTTALLYMYAKCGDLNLSRNVFNMMRRKDVVAWNTMIIANAMHGNGKEVLFLFDKMLLSRIKPNSVTFTGVLSGCSHSRLVEEGVQIFNSMGRDHLVEPDANHYSCVVDIYSRAGRLNEAYEFIQRMPMEPTASAWGALLGACRVYKNVELAKISAKKLFEIEPNNPGNYVSLFNILVSAKLWSEASKIRILMKERGITKTPGCSWLQVGNRVHTFVVGDKNNMESDKIYNFLDELVEKMKMAGYKPDTDYVLQDIDQEEKAESLCNHSEKLAVAFGILNLNGQSTIRVFKNLRICGDCHNAIKYMSKVVGIVIVVRDSLRFHHFKNGNCSCKDLW